From Nitrososphaerales archaeon, one genomic window encodes:
- a CDS encoding universal stress protein: MKRILVAIDGSKASKKVVDYAVTLAKSMSAGITLLYVVPELGVPRDYLQYAKEEKVDTAGYYDEVGRRIVEDFEKTVLASGVDCEATYEIGPAFQKILARIEESKAGLVVLGLRGLHGLGRVRALGSTARRVMENSPVPVVIVPT, from the coding sequence ATGAAAAGAATCTTGGTGGCGATTGACGGGTCGAAGGCATCCAAGAAAGTGGTCGACTACGCCGTGACCCTCGCCAAGTCGATGTCTGCGGGTATCACTCTCCTCTACGTCGTCCCCGAGCTCGGAGTCCCCCGCGATTACCTCCAGTACGCGAAGGAAGAAAAGGTCGACACGGCCGGGTATTACGATGAAGTCGGCAGGAGAATCGTCGAGGACTTTGAGAAGACCGTCCTGGCCAGCGGCGTCGACTGCGAAGCTACGTACGAGATTGGTCCTGCGTTCCAGAAGATTCTCGCCAGAATCGAGGAGTCCAAGGCGGGCCTTGTCGTCTTGGGACTGAGGGGCCTGCACGGGCTGGGTCGAGTGAGGGCTCTCGGGAGCACGGCGCGGCGCGTCATGGAGAACTCTCCTGTGCCCGTCGTCATTGTTCCAACCTAG
- a CDS encoding ion channel gives MAGKRQRRIPRSFTRRAVYSFLLIAIVVLVGTVGMHAIEGFSYLDSFYFTAMIATGQGPNYTPATDGGKIFAALLAFVSVGTVITALVFLFGPFFGAVLRTGMEKVEEEAERELRKV, from the coding sequence TTGGCAGGAAAGCGGCAGAGAAGGATACCTCGTTCGTTCACAAGAAGGGCGGTCTATTCCTTCCTTCTCATTGCAATCGTGGTGTTGGTCGGGACGGTCGGGATGCATGCCATCGAGGGTTTTTCTTACCTCGACTCTTTCTACTTCACTGCCATGATAGCGACAGGACAGGGGCCCAACTACACCCCGGCTACAGATGGCGGCAAGATATTCGCTGCACTCCTAGCCTTTGTTTCGGTCGGCACAGTGATCACAGCACTTGTCTTCCTGTTTGGGCCATTCTTTGGGGCTGTACTTCGAACCGGAATGGAGAAGGTAGAGGAAGAAGCCGAGAGGGAACTGCGGAAGGTCTAG
- the asnA gene encoding aspartate--ammonia ligase, whose translation MSKKADLKGPGIGTYEEVEKALPESYSSLLNPRETQQAVFAVKNYIEHHLGKELNLMMVQVPLIVDAESGVNDLLDRDGSRTPIQFHISNDHDKHPLDAQVVQAATKWKRMALKQFGMGVGEGICTDMRAVRKDYFLDHDHSAYVDQWDWEKVITAEQRNLDYLKDTVNRIWKVLKGAEKYVQELHPRLMSDLYPNLPDRLTFIHAEDLLDRFPTMPRKARETAILQEHQAVFIIGIGWVLKDGYPHEMRAADYDDWVTETTSEDGRPMHGLNGDILVWNPVTRRRHELSSMGIRVNARTLRKQLELSGQLDFLKYPYHQEIMNDSIPLSIGGGIGQSRTFMLLLKKAHLGEVSVSVWPKILKDIGEKKNIHVLQ comes from the coding sequence TTGTCCAAGAAAGCCGACTTAAAAGGCCCTGGAATAGGAACATACGAAGAAGTTGAGAAAGCCCTCCCCGAGTCGTACTCCTCTCTTCTGAACCCGAGGGAGACCCAGCAGGCAGTCTTCGCCGTGAAGAACTACATCGAGCACCATCTCGGCAAGGAGCTCAACCTCATGATGGTCCAGGTGCCGCTAATCGTCGACGCCGAGAGCGGGGTCAACGACCTCCTCGACAGGGACGGGTCCCGCACGCCCATCCAGTTCCACATATCGAACGACCATGACAAGCACCCACTCGACGCCCAGGTTGTCCAGGCGGCGACCAAGTGGAAGAGGATGGCCCTCAAGCAGTTCGGCATGGGCGTCGGAGAGGGCATCTGCACTGATATGCGGGCCGTCCGCAAGGACTACTTCCTCGACCACGACCACAGCGCCTACGTCGACCAGTGGGATTGGGAGAAGGTGATCACTGCAGAGCAGCGGAATCTGGACTACCTGAAGGACACAGTGAACAGGATCTGGAAGGTGCTCAAGGGCGCTGAGAAGTACGTGCAGGAGCTGCACCCCAGACTGATGTCCGATCTCTACCCGAACCTCCCGGACCGCCTGACATTCATCCACGCAGAGGACCTCTTGGACAGGTTTCCAACCATGCCACGCAAAGCGCGCGAGACAGCAATCCTTCAGGAGCATCAAGCCGTGTTCATCATCGGCATAGGCTGGGTTCTCAAGGACGGATACCCGCACGAGATGAGGGCTGCAGACTATGACGACTGGGTCACAGAGACTACGTCAGAGGACGGCAGGCCCATGCACGGGCTGAACGGCGACATACTTGTTTGGAACCCAGTGACAAGAAGGAGGCACGAACTGTCCTCAATGGGGATCCGGGTGAACGCGAGGACCCTGAGGAAGCAACTCGAGCTCAGCGGACAGCTGGACTTCCTGAAGTATCCGTACCACCAGGAAATAATGAACGACAGTATACCTCTCAGCATAGGGGGAGGGATAGGCCAGTCGCGGACGTTCATGCTCCTCTTGAAGAAAGCTCACCTGGGCGAGGTGAGCGTCTCAGTCTGGCCCAAGATACTGAAGGACATCGGCGAGAAGAAGAACATCCACGTCTTGCAGTAG
- a CDS encoding flavin reductase family protein — protein MQTSLKEVMRVFPQGVTVVTSGGVDGPKGLTVSAFTSVSLDPPLVLISLAKSSAIHDVFAHTKEFAINFLAEDQKPVSDRFAGRVDVKDRFDGIGFHLGTTGSPIIQGVRAVIECVTWRVYDGGDHSILVGEVVRAEKLNNKAPLVYYTQQYTTTEHPERAGPPSDVAW, from the coding sequence TTGCAGACCTCGCTCAAGGAGGTGATGAGGGTATTCCCCCAGGGCGTTACAGTGGTCACGTCTGGAGGGGTCGACGGCCCCAAGGGTCTCACGGTGAGCGCCTTCACAAGCGTCTCCCTTGATCCGCCACTGGTGTTGATTTCGCTAGCCAAGAGTTCTGCAATCCACGACGTATTCGCGCATACCAAGGAGTTCGCAATCAACTTCCTCGCAGAGGACCAGAAACCCGTCTCCGACAGGTTTGCCGGGAGAGTTGATGTGAAGGACAGGTTCGACGGCATCGGGTTCCACCTAGGCACCACAGGTAGCCCCATCATCCAAGGAGTCCGCGCAGTGATTGAGTGTGTCACATGGCGCGTTTACGACGGTGGAGACCATTCGATTCTGGTAGGCGAGGTGGTGCGCGCCGAGAAGCTGAACAACAAGGCTCCGTTGGTGTACTACACCCAGCAGTACACCACGACTGAACACCCGGAACGTGCCGGTCCTCCGTCCGACGTGGCTTGGTAG
- the vorB gene encoding 3-methyl-2-oxobutanoate dehydrogenase subunit VorB yields MTKEFTKGNEALAYGALKAGLNAYFAYPITPSSEIPETLAKEFGSHRYPDFKVFLQAASELEAISMVIGAASTGAKVMTATSGPGFSLKQEGMSYAAAMEVPILVVNVNRAGPGLGNLGPEQSDYFQATKGGGHGGYRNIVLAPNSVQEMATFPRLAFSLAFKYRNPAVILADAFIGQLKEDITFPDIEPEKFETPWATTGARGKERHLILSLHLDFEEQNKQSEDLRRKYEKIDAAEQRAESYLTDDADVVFVAYGVVSRLCKGVVNRLRDTGVRAGLFRPITLSPFPYKQLSKLAEAKRRFEVVELNMGQMVYDVKLAVGDASRVGTIQKLGGLLPTTGEIIRRTQEMVANA; encoded by the coding sequence ATGACCAAGGAGTTCACGAAGGGGAACGAGGCGCTGGCCTACGGGGCGCTGAAGGCCGGTTTGAACGCCTACTTCGCCTACCCCATCACTCCCTCCAGCGAGATCCCAGAGACACTGGCCAAGGAGTTCGGCAGCCACAGGTACCCCGACTTCAAGGTCTTCCTTCAAGCCGCAAGCGAGCTGGAAGCAATCAGCATGGTGATCGGGGCCGCGTCGACTGGAGCGAAGGTCATGACAGCCACCTCGGGGCCTGGCTTCAGCCTGAAGCAGGAGGGAATGTCGTACGCCGCTGCGATGGAAGTGCCTATCCTGGTTGTGAATGTAAACAGGGCAGGACCAGGACTCGGAAACCTAGGTCCCGAGCAGAGCGACTACTTCCAGGCCACGAAGGGAGGCGGACACGGAGGGTACAGGAACATCGTCCTTGCCCCCAACTCCGTCCAGGAGATGGCAACGTTCCCCCGCCTTGCGTTCTCCCTCGCCTTCAAGTACAGGAACCCGGCAGTGATACTTGCTGACGCATTCATCGGCCAGCTGAAGGAGGACATCACTTTCCCTGACATTGAGCCGGAGAAGTTCGAGACTCCGTGGGCAACGACCGGGGCGAGGGGGAAGGAAAGGCATCTGATACTTTCGCTGCACTTGGATTTCGAGGAACAGAACAAGCAATCGGAGGACTTGAGGAGGAAATACGAGAAGATCGACGCAGCGGAGCAGAGGGCGGAGTCGTACCTGACAGACGACGCGGATGTGGTCTTCGTTGCCTACGGCGTGGTCTCAAGGCTCTGCAAGGGCGTGGTGAACAGGCTTCGGGACACGGGTGTCAGAGCTGGCCTCTTCAGGCCTATCACGCTCTCTCCTTTCCCGTACAAACAGCTCTCCAAGTTGGCGGAGGCCAAAAGGAGGTTCGAGGTGGTCGAGTTGAACATGGGCCAGATGGTCTACGACGTGAAGCTCGCCGTCGGAGACGCCAGCAGGGTGGGCACAATCCAGAAGCTGGGTGGTCTTCTGCCGACAACGGGCGAGATCATCAGAAGGACGCAGGAGATGGTGGCAAATGCCTAG
- a CDS encoding ferredoxin family protein, which yields MSAQAAKDIQRAVVVVDAERCKGCELCVVACPHRNLKMSTVLNHNGYHPVEFSYEGAKGECTACAICYWVCPDFAIAEIRSLKK from the coding sequence ATGAGCGCGCAGGCGGCCAAGGACATACAGCGGGCGGTAGTTGTTGTGGACGCAGAGAGGTGCAAGGGCTGTGAACTCTGCGTGGTCGCGTGCCCGCACAGGAACCTTAAGATGTCGACTGTCCTCAACCACAACGGGTACCACCCCGTCGAGTTCAGCTACGAGGGCGCGAAGGGGGAGTGCACTGCGTGCGCAATCTGCTACTGGGTCTGCCCTGACTTCGCAATCGCGGAGATTAGGAGCCTGAAGAAGTAA
- a CDS encoding acyl-CoA thioesterase — protein MLRTMGITPALLRKRGMGFVAGESTCRNHASAKFDDVLTVAIQVARVGNSSVTYLHTISKGKTRIAEGRVTDVLVDEGGKPLKIPPDMKKKLLRHQDRTAAR, from the coding sequence ATGCTCCGGACCATGGGAATCACTCCCGCGCTCCTTCGGAAGAGAGGGATGGGTTTCGTCGCTGGCGAATCGACGTGCAGGAATCATGCCTCTGCCAAGTTCGATGACGTCCTGACTGTGGCCATCCAAGTAGCGCGGGTCGGGAACAGCAGCGTCACCTACTTGCACACAATCTCGAAGGGAAAGACCAGAATCGCAGAGGGCAGGGTAACTGACGTGCTCGTAGACGAGGGCGGAAAGCCACTGAAGATACCTCCGGACATGAAGAAGAAGCTACTGCGACACCAAGACAGAACTGCCGCTCGGTGA
- a CDS encoding thiamine pyrophosphate-dependent enzyme, whose amino-acid sequence MPRLVNARVEYEVKLGRLPTLTEKETHYCPGCEHGTLTRLIASTLDKLNLREKTVLVDSVGCSVFAHDYINTDAVQAPHGRAPAVMAGIKRVRPDLVVFAVQGDGDAVSIGLLELVNAANRGEPVTIFLVNNAIYGMTGGQMAPTTPAGMVTTTSPYGRDVSYTGQPLDASRLLASLDAPSYVRRVVLPLEPIRDTGLYSARGSLECLKVVENAFRVQLMGGFSFVEVVSTCNINWKMSVLESKKYAWEVLAKTFPPGVYKDKFGVEKV is encoded by the coding sequence ATGCCTAGACTGGTTAACGCGAGGGTCGAATACGAGGTCAAGCTGGGTAGGCTTCCGACCCTCACAGAGAAGGAGACGCACTACTGTCCAGGATGCGAGCATGGGACGCTGACCAGGCTGATCGCTAGTACGCTCGACAAGTTGAACTTGAGGGAGAAGACTGTCCTCGTTGACTCGGTCGGCTGCAGCGTTTTCGCGCACGACTACATCAACACGGACGCTGTCCAAGCTCCCCATGGAAGGGCACCCGCAGTGATGGCTGGGATCAAGAGGGTGAGACCCGACCTGGTCGTCTTCGCAGTGCAGGGCGACGGAGACGCAGTTTCAATCGGGTTGCTGGAGCTGGTGAACGCGGCAAACAGAGGTGAACCGGTCACAATCTTCCTAGTCAATAACGCGATATACGGCATGACTGGCGGTCAGATGGCCCCGACTACGCCTGCCGGGATGGTCACGACCACGTCGCCGTATGGGAGGGACGTGAGCTACACTGGCCAGCCACTCGACGCTTCGAGGCTTCTTGCATCTCTCGACGCCCCGTCATACGTCAGGAGGGTCGTGCTCCCGCTGGAGCCAATCAGGGATACGGGTCTGTACAGCGCGCGCGGTTCTCTTGAGTGCCTGAAGGTGGTTGAGAACGCCTTCAGGGTGCAGCTGATGGGAGGATTCTCATTCGTCGAGGTGGTCAGCACCTGCAACATCAACTGGAAGATGTCTGTCCTCGAATCCAAGAAGTACGCGTGGGAGGTGCTGGCGAAGACGTTCCCTCCTGGAGTCTACAAGGACAAGTTCGGGGTCGAGAAGGTATGA
- a CDS encoding SHOCT domain-containing protein, producing the protein MQGEERHRGRVFVYIGLAIMFVLIGVAVLLGALYGNPSAIYYPYRFGFSFYWFRPMFGIFFAVWALDSVIFWPRRGRYMSRERWGDPSYEILRERYARGEITREQFDRMMSDLESR; encoded by the coding sequence ATGCAAGGGGAGGAGAGACATAGAGGCAGAGTCTTCGTCTACATCGGCCTTGCGATAATGTTCGTTCTGATAGGCGTGGCAGTGCTCCTGGGTGCGCTCTACGGGAACCCGAGTGCCATCTACTACCCGTATCGTTTCGGCTTCTCCTTCTACTGGTTCCGGCCGATGTTTGGTATCTTCTTCGCGGTATGGGCGCTTGACTCGGTCATTTTCTGGCCGAGGAGAGGCAGGTACATGTCCCGTGAGAGGTGGGGCGACCCATCATACGAAATCCTCAGGGAAAGGTATGCTAGGGGAGAGATCACGAGGGAGCAGTTCGACCGCATGATGAGCGACCTGGAGAGCCGCTAG
- a CDS encoding 2-oxoacid:acceptor oxidoreductase family protein, with amino-acid sequence MKNQLIVAGHGGQGVLELGNYVAYLNLLRGKHVAYTPSYGPETRGGKVKCYVVTSDEEIDSPIAEEPDYLIVMNIPSMDYVALLKSGGTLLMNSSLIPMETSRTDIDAMKVPATEIAVELGNEPGRTQDTRILANSVMFGVYLAATLQEFDLNVIKSVFVHFLTDRKAALIDMNVRAVKRGYDFARATENPLVEYEG; translated from the coding sequence ATGAAAAACCAGCTGATTGTCGCGGGGCACGGCGGGCAGGGAGTGCTGGAACTGGGAAACTACGTGGCCTACCTGAATCTGCTCAGGGGGAAGCACGTTGCGTACACCCCCTCCTACGGACCGGAGACCAGAGGAGGGAAGGTGAAGTGCTATGTCGTCACGTCCGACGAGGAGATTGATTCGCCAATCGCGGAGGAGCCTGACTACCTCATTGTGATGAACATACCATCCATGGACTACGTTGCGCTTCTGAAGAGTGGAGGGACTTTGCTGATGAACAGTTCACTGATACCGATGGAGACTTCCAGGACTGACATCGATGCGATGAAGGTCCCTGCGACGGAGATAGCGGTGGAGCTGGGGAACGAGCCTGGAAGGACGCAGGACACTAGAATCCTGGCAAACTCCGTGATGTTCGGGGTGTACTTGGCGGCTACACTTCAGGAGTTCGACCTGAACGTGATAAAGTCTGTCTTCGTGCACTTCCTGACGGACAGGAAGGCAGCGCTGATCGACATGAACGTCAGAGCAGTCAAGCGCGGCTACGACTTCGCCAGGG